A segment of the Carya illinoinensis cultivar Pawnee chromosome 1, C.illinoinensisPawnee_v1, whole genome shotgun sequence genome:
CACTTCGTGCCGTCTTCTTATTTTGTTGCAGGTTATCTGTATTAGTGGTGTAGAACACATCTTTAACAGATATATTATCAtgcccaacaaaaaaaaatacgatataatgaaagaaataatttattgaaCTAGAAAAAAAGTACACAAACAAAGAACAAGCTACGGTTTGTGGTGTGGATTGAGTGTGCGATGGAATTACTTCATCTCGTTTGCTTATTCCAAAAGGGAAAAATCTTATTGTAAGCAGAGTTTGTGTATTAATTTGCGCATTGATATTGATATATAAGGTATATGTTTAACAAAACGATATGAATTGaagatagaaataatttttatgagataaaaaattttcttcttctttcaaaattatatatatatatatattttatataaaaacagTAATCGGTAAGCAAATTGGTGCACGAACTTGTTTATACTTAGTAAAACTCTTCAAGACATGTAGCCGTGCAGGCAACTAGTTCTATTTTTTTGGGCCGATGGGTTTATATGTCTTTTTAGCTCTGTGGGCTGGGCTAAAGGTATCAAGGTGGCCCAAGCATATATTTTAGCAGATCCACGGCCTACAGTAAGTGAGTGACCCAACCAACTTTATTATCCACATCTATATAAAATagggaaaattaaattattgcatGGGTAATGGTGATGCAGTTGGATTgtacttttaaatttaaaattcattttttttattacaaaatcagtatatagaaaaaaaaaaaaattatccatcgGGGtccattatataaatatattttttgggatTATTTAGTGGCTTTTATTCTAACAACCCCTAGAGCATTTTGCACCATTCCTCCTTCTAATTATCTTACCTTTTTTTTGGGAGTCTAATTATCTCACTTTGGTTAAGCAGAGATTGGCAATAAAACCAAATGGATTAATGTCACATTGTTGTCTCTCCCACATCATTAGATACCACATGTTATTGTTCGAACTTTGCATGCATCATGTTATTTATGTATACAAGTAAtggtatatattatatcatcattttattatgaaagatgtgacatatttattataattaaatgataaaaaataatgaaatatagataatttaattgtgataaatttatcacattttacatgAAAGTGATATAATAATatggtatatataatttttttagataataAATGTCACATGTTaagtatatagaattttctatATTACACGTGTTCACAAATGGTGGCCCAAAAGTTATGTATCATAAAATGCCACATCATTATCTCGAATGGCTCTAGTTGACATGGCACGATCAATATTGATCATTCATGACGTGGCAGTCTCCACTcttttgaaaacaaaacaacaactCTACTAATGAAAAACTGTACGATTGGTCTGTGGTAACCAATAGCAAAACCTATTTCTCTCCGAGAAGATCTAACTTTCtgttctttctcttcctccgtctcttttattgaaaaatttaattataagtataattatatattaatatgtatattaatctaatgtaattaatcaaaaaataaattttattaaaaattatattaatttaaattttaaatataaaaaaattaatattaatacataaattaatacataattttatttatatataataaaactcctCTTCCATCAACCAGCATAAAGAgacggagagagagaaaacCTTGACCCTGATGCCTGCGGTTTTAACAACCCATTTCTAACCCTTCAGTGCAAAATTCTCCCTCTCCAATCTGGTCTAAGCTTTTTCATCCATTTCCCCTTGCTAAGATCTGCCGATTCTTTCGGAGATCGCCTATTATTAATTGCacttgttttataatttagagATGGATAGCACTTATTCAATTATACCCAAAAACTCGTATGTAGAAATACAATCCCACAATAATCTTCATAGCGCTAGATCCCCTCTCAAAACCCTTGTCAAATTACTCCCTTTTGATGAAGAAAGAGGCTACCTATATTCTTCCAAGAATGTAAATGATAGGGATGATGGTTTTGATAATGATCGTGATCTTGATTTTGATAATTATCCTCTTATTGATGGTGGGTCTAAAACTGGGCCTGGAATCTCTAGTGCCGTCTTTAATCTAACTACTACAATTATTGGGGCTGGAATTATGGCCCTACAGGCCGCAATGAAGGTTCTTGGATTGATTCCCGGTTTTGTTTTGATAATCCTTATGGGTATTTTGTCGGAAATTAGCGTCGAATTGTTAGTGAGGTTTTCAGTCTTGTGTAAGGCCTAATCGTACGGCGAAGTTGTGCAACATGCGATGGGGAAGCCCGCGAGGATATTTTTGGAGAGTTGTATAATTGTGAATAATGCAGGCGTGTTGGTCGTGTATTTGATTATAATGGGGGATGTGATGTCGGGGTCACTTCATCATGTCGGGGTATTCGATCAGTGGTTGGGGAATGGGGTGTGGGATCAGAGGAAGCTGGTGATATTGGTTGCGGTTGTTGTGTTTCTTGCACCGCTTTGTGTTTTAGAGAGGATTGATTCACTGAGCTTGACTTCGGCTGCTTCAGTGGCTCTTGCCATCGTGTTTGTTGTGGTTGCTTGTGTTATTGCGCTTATCAAGCTTGTCGAAGGAAAAATTGACGCTCCAAGGATGGGTCCGGATTTTGGGTCAAAGAAGGCTATTCTGGACTTGCTTGTGGTGATTCCCATTATGACAAATGCTTATGTTTGTCATTTCAATGTCCAGCCCATATATAATGAGCTTGAAGGGCGGTCTCCCCAGAAGATGAACCGGGTGGGGAGGATCACGACTGCAGTTTGCATTGTGGTCTATGCTTTTACCGCCGTATCAGGGTATCTATTATTTGGGCAGGGTACTGAATCTGATGTACTGACCAATTTTGATGAGGACCTTGGGATTCGTTTCAGTTCAGCATTGAACTATATCGTCCGGGTTGGATACATTCTTCATTTAGTTCTTGTTTTCCCAGTTGTTCATTTTTCCCTACGGCAAACAGTGGATGCTTTGCTGCTTGAGGGATCTGCTCCACTCTTAGAGAGTAGGAAGAGGTCTTTAGGTTTGACAGCAATTTTAttggtacttatttattttggatCCACTATGATTCCCAACATTTGGACTGCTTTCAAGTTTACAGGGGCAACTACGGGAATGTCATTGGGGTTTATATTTCCGTCTCTTATAGCATTAAGGTTAGGTCCGCATGGGGGTGGTTTGAGCATTGGTGAAAATTTCTTGTCCTGGTTGATGTTAACATTGGCCATAGTAGTCGGCATTGTTGGAGTGATCGGAAATATTTATGGCATCAAAAGCCAATCCGAATGACTTTTTTCATGGTGATGATGGGATTGGTTTTTGCTGGTGTTGATTTGGAAAATTTATGCAGTTATGGGCGCGGCTTCTCTGTTCAATGTTGCTTAATTTTCCACGCAAGTTTGAAGGATCAAATGAAATTGGATGACCTTTTTCACGACGGATGGGTCTTTGGCCAGGGACTTTTAATAATACATTGCTTCAATATGTGCGATTGAAAGGTCAAACCATCATGGTAATGTTCCAAATATGATGTCTTTTATGCTGTAGAAGAACTGTAACAGGTTGAATTGACATGTCAAGAATGTTGAGAGGAGAATCTTCTTCGATGTAGCCTCCGCATGTAAACTTTTCCGGGGATTGACATGCCATACTTTTCCTCAGTTCCACGACGTTTATTTCTTATTGGGTGATGCTCTTGTAAGTTGTAACTGTATGCTTTAGAAACAAAACAGCTTCTCTAATGAATACTGAAAAACTTGCATTACCAAGcatc
Coding sequences within it:
- the LOC122284647 gene encoding LOW QUALITY PROTEIN: amino acid transporter AVT6E (The sequence of the model RefSeq protein was modified relative to this genomic sequence to represent the inferred CDS: substituted 1 base at 1 genomic stop codon) — protein: MDSTYSIIPKNSYVEIQSHNNLHSARSPLKTLVKLLPFDEERGYLYSSKNVNDRDDGFDNDRDLDFDNYPLIDGGSKTGPGISSAVFNLTTTIIGAGIMALQAAMKVLGLIPGFVLIILMGILSEISVELLVRFSVLCKAXSYGEVVQHAMGKPARIFLESCIIVNNAGVLVVYLIIMGDVMSGSLHHVGVFDQWLGNGVWDQRKLVILVAVVVFLAPLCVLERIDSLSLTSAASVALAIVFVVVACVIALIKLVEGKIDAPRMGPDFGSKKAILDLLVVIPIMTNAYVCHFNVQPIYNELEGRSPQKMNRVGRITTAVCIVVYAFTAVSGYLLFGQGTESDVLTNFDEDLGIRFSSALNYIVRVGYILHLVLVFPVVHFSLRQTVDALLLEGSAPLLESRKRSLGLTAILLVLIYFGSTMIPNIWTAFKFTGATTGMSLGFIFPSLIALRLGPHGGGLSIGENFLSWLMLTLAIVVGIVGVIGNIYGIKSQSE